From the Candidatus Kapaibacterium sp. genome, the window GCTTTACCACTCAGCAGAATTCCGGTCGGATTGTTCATACACAATATTGAACTCAAACCCGGTAAGGGTGCCCAAATTGCAAGAAGTGCAGGCACGTCTTCGCAACTTGTGTCCAACGATGGAAAATATGCTCAAGTTAAAATGCCATCGGGCGAAATTAGAATGATTCTAAATACATGCTATGCCACGCTCGGAACGGTATCAAACGCAGAGTTCGAAAACATACTTTGGGGTAAAGCCGGCAGATTACGCTGGAAAGGTGTTCGCCCTCAAACTCGCGGTATGGCGATGAACCCCGTTGACCACCCAATGGGCGGCGGCGAAGGTGCATCAAAATCAGGCGGTGGTCGTCAACATCCACGCTCGCCTTGGGGCAAGTATGCCAAAGGTGGGAAAACTCGTAGTAAGCGTAATGCTTCCGATAAGTTCATAGTTCGTTCAAGAAAATCAAAATAGTCAAGGATAAGTAATGTCACGTTCACTTAAAAAGGGTATTTTCATAAGCTACAAGCTGGTAGAAAAGGTTGATGCTTTGAATGCTCAAAACAAAAAACAAGTAATAAAAACTTGGTCGAGAGCCTCGACTATCACACCGGAGTTTGTGGGACATACTGTAGCTGTGCATAACGGCAAGAATTTCATCCCGGTGTACGTTACAGAAAATATGGTAGGTCATAAATTCGGCGAATTTTCTCCTACTCGAATTTACAGAGGCCATGCGGGCCACAGAAAAGAACAACGTTCTGCAAAGAAATAATAAAGGACCTGAAAAATGCAAGCCAGAGCTTTGAAAAGATATATACCGTCATCGCCGTTAAAGATGAAAATCGTGATTGACCAAATTCGCGGCAAAAATGCAGCTGAAGCGCTTATTATACTTCGGTTTACTCCGAAACATGCCGCTAAAGTTGCTGAGCAAACACTCAGGTCGGCTATATCTAACTTAAATGTTAAAGCCGAATTAGCCGAAACGACGATTAATGACGATGAGGTCTTTGTAAAAGAAGTTTATGTAAACCAAGGACCAAGCATGAGACGAGTACTTCCCGCACCAATGGGACGTGCTTACAGAATCAAAAAGCGCTCTAATCACTTGACAATCGTGGTTGCTGTACCCGAAGTCGTCGATGATTTAGATGCTTTGTCTGATAACAAAGATACAAACTAAGGAGTTATAAATTGGGACAGAAGACAAATCCGATAGGTCTAAGATTAGGTATAATCCGAGGTTGGGATGCCAATTGGTTCGACGAACGAAATATTGCCGAAAAATTGTCGGAAGACATCAAAGTTCGCAGCTATATTCGTAATCGTAAGAAAAAAGCGGGCATTTCGCGAATCTTAGTCGAAAGGACTGCAAAACAGTTGAGAATAACTATCAATACCTCACGCCCCGGTGTTATCATAGGTCGCTCAGGAAAGGATATTACTCAATTAGAAGAAGAATTGAAAAAATTGACAGGCAAAGATGTCAAAATCTTAATCAGCGAAATTAAACGCCCGGAATTAGATGCTTTGCTTGTAGCCGAAAACATAGCCCAACAATTGGAAGGCAGAATATCATTCCGTCGTGCGATGAAACAATCAGTTTCTTCGACAATGAGAATGGGAGCACAAGGAATCAGAATCATGTGTGCCGGAAGATTGGGCGGAGCAGAAATGGCTCGTACTGAGCAATACAAAGAAGGCAGAATACCCCTTCATACTTTAAGAGCCGATATTGATTACGGCACAGCTGAAGCACTAACAATCTATGGTATCATTGGTATCAAAGTTTGGATTTGCAAAGGCGAAATAATCGGAAAACAACAGTCAGATAAATAGACGGATAAAATCATGCTTTCACCAAAGAGAGTTAAAAGACGTAAGACGTTTCGCGGCAGAATGAAAGGTAAAGCTTTCAGGGGTTCGACAGTAACATTCGGTTCATTCGGTCTCAAAGCGATGGAGCCACATTGGCTAACCAATCGCCAGATTGAATCAGCTCGTATTGCTATCAATCGTTACCTTAAACGCGACGGTAAAGTTTGGATAAGAATATTTCCCGACAAACCCTACACGAAAAAACCGGCGGAAACACGTATGGGTAAGGGTAAAGGTAGCCCTGAAGGTTGGGTAGCAGTAGTTCGCCCGGGCAGAATATTGTTCGAAGTGGACGGTGTAACCCGCGAAGCCGCCGAAGAAGCTATGAGATTGGCTTCACATAAATTGCCTATAAAAACAAAATTTGTAACACGTATAGATTTGGCTTGATATGAAACAACGTAAAGCCGCTGATTTGAAAGAATTAACGCCTGAGGAACTTTTGATGCTCCTCGATGAGTCGCGAGAAACGCTTTCTAAGCAAACTTTTCAGCACGCTCTGAAACAACTTCACGATACTTCGTATCTGAAAGTGCTTCGTAGAGATGTTGCAAGGATAAACACTATTTTAAATGAACGTAATAGAGCGAATCAAGATGGATAATAACGAAGAAATGTTGACAGCTACAAGCGGCAACGAAGTAATTGCCCAAACTGCTCCAAGCGGTGACGCCGAGTATAAAACTCATAAGAGAATACTGCTGGGCAAAGTTAGCTCGAACAAAGCCGACAAAACTATCATCGTTAGTGTAGTTCGCCAAATCATACATCCGCTTTATAAAAAGTATTATAAACGGACAAATAGATTTATGGCTCACGACCCCGAGAACACTTGCAAACCGGGCGATATAGTGAAAATTAAGGAGTGCCGTCCCTTGAGCGCCAAGAAAAGATGGACTCTAATTGAAATTGTTGAACGCGCTAAATAATCAGGAGTGAAAAATGGTACAAGAAGAAACTAATCTGATAGTTGCTGATAACTCTGGAGCAAAAAAAATTAGAGTAATCCGCGTCTTAGGAGGTCATGGCAAACGCTATGCTTCACTCGGCGATGTGATTGTAGCGGCTGTAAAATCGGCTATCCCCAATGGGGCTGTCAAAAAAGGACAAGTAGTCAAAGCAGTTATCGTTCGTACAGCTAAGGAAGTCGGCAGACGCGACGGTTCGTATATCAGATTTGATGATAATGCGGCTGTAATTCTTAACGATAAAGGCGAACCACGTGGTACTCGTATCTTCGGACCGGTAGCACGTGAACTACGCGAAAGAAATTATATGAAAATTGTGTCTTTAGCTCCTGAAGTAATCTAAGAAAGGTGACCAAATGAAGATAAAAATTAAGAAAAATGATACTGTAATGGTAATTACGGGCGACGACAAAGGCAAATCAGGCAGAGTTCTTGATGTGAATGCTAAGAAAAAGACTGTCCTTATAGAAGGCATCAACATTCATATCAAACATCAACGTCCTAACCAACGCAACCAACAAGGTGGCAGGACAAGCATGGAATTCCCTGTTCATTACTCTAATGTAATGCTGCTCGATTCTGACAAAAATCCTACTCGCGTAGGGTTTGCCAGAGAAACTAAAGGCAATAGAACCGAAGTTGTTCGTATCGCCAAAACAAACGGTAAAGCTATTTAAGAAATAATTGAGAATGTGAATTAAAATGGCAGTAAACAAGAAAGCACAACCGGCGCAAACCGGAAAAGCCGCCGCAAAAAAAGGCGACTTCACGCCCGAAGGCAAACGGCTCGAAGATGTTCCGGCGGGTAAGCCTCCGGTACCGAGATTATTCGAATTTTATAAAGATTCGGTAATACCTGTATTGATGAAAAGATTTGAATTCAAATCCATCATGCAAGTTCCAAGACTCGAAAAGATTTGCCTCAACATCGGAGTTGGCGATGCAACTCAAGATTTGAAGTTGTTGCAAAATGCTATCAATGAGCTTGAATTGATTGCAGGTCAACGTCCTGTAGTCCGAAAAGCCAAAAAGGCGATTTCGAACTTCAAACTTCGTCAAGGTATGCCTATCGGATGTATGGTAACACTACGTGGACCAAGAATGTATGAATTTCTTGACAGATTCATCAATATCGCCTCACCACGTATCCGCGACTTTAGAGGGTTCCCCGACAAAAGTTTCGATGGACGAGGTAATTATACATTGGGTATCAAAGAACAAATTATATTCCCTGAAATTGATGTAGATAAAGTAAATCGCATCACGGGTTTTGATGTAACTTTCGTAATACGCTCGGCATCGGACGAAGAATCGCACGCTTTGCTAAGTGAATTCGGTTTCCCATTCAAAAAGAAACAAAATTAATAATATTTAAGTAATAATATCTATGGCAAAAAATTCGGTTATAGCAAGAAATCGCAAAAGACAAAGATTGGTAGAAAAATACCAAGCTAAACGCGATGAACTTAAAGCCGCAGGAGATTGGGAAGGCTTACAAAAACTTCCGCGAAACAGTGCACCGACAAGAGTAGTAAGTCGTTGTACAGTCACCGGACGAGGCAGAGCTGTCTATCGTAAATATGGGCTTTGCAGAAATGTATTTAGACAAATGGCACTCGAAGGGAAACTCCCAGGTGTGCGTAAGGCAAGTTGGTAAAATTTATTCAGGTTAGTTAATATGCCGGTTACAGATCAAATATCAGACTTTTTAACAAGAGTCAGAAACGCAGGGCAAGCAGGGCACAAATATGTAGATGCGCCATGTTCAAAGATGAAACTTGCCATTGCCGAAATCTTGAAAGACCAAGGTTTCATTGCAGACTTCGAAAAAATTGAAGAAGGTCCGCAAGGATTAGTGCGTGTTCAGCTTAGATACTATAAGAGAAAGCACGTTATCAAAAAAGTTGTCCGCATTTCAAAACCCGGAAGGCGAGTTTACGCCCCGGTAGAGAAATTGCCCCGTGTTTACAACGGCTTAGGTATAGCTATTGTATCTACATCCAAAGGTGTTATGACCGGGAAACAAGCCCGAAAATTTAATGTCGGTGGCGAAATTCTTTGTACAGTTTGGTAATTTTTTTAAATTAGGAGTATATTGTGTCGAGGATTGGAAAAATGCCCATACCCGTACCTGCAAAGGTAAAGCTCACTATTGATGATCAACTCATCAGAGCCAAGGGTCCATTGGGCGAATTAGAGTTTAAAGTGCCCGATGTTATCAAGTTCAGTCTTGAAGGCGACGTCTTGACGTTCGACAGAGGGAGCAACGAAAAACATGTCCGAGCTTTGCACGGTTTATCACGTGCCTTGACTGCCAATATAATCGAAGGTGTTTCTAACGGATTCACAAAAACATTGATTATAGAAGGTGTCGGCTTCAGAGCCGAGTTGAAAGGCGATAGATTGCTGTTGACATTAGGTTTTTCGCATACGATATTAGTAATTCCCCCACCGGAAATTACTTTCGAGTTGGCAAGCCCTACAAATTTGAAAATTAAGGGCATAGACAAACAATTAGTCGGGATGATAGCCGCAAAAATTAGAAAAATGCGCCCACCCGAACCATACAAAGGCAAAGGCGTTCGTTACGAAGGTGAGTTTATACGCCGTAAAGCAGGTAAAACTTCGGCTAAGTAATTGAAAATCTTAATCAATTAGCAAGAGAAAAATATGAAAATAATAAAATTAAGAGCACAACGCAAAGAAAGACGCAAAAAACACGTGCGTAAAAGTATCTTCGGTACTCCTGACAGACTGAGATTGACCGTCTATAGAAGTTTATCGAATATCTATGCCCAAGTGATTAACGACGTTGATGGCGTTACGCTGGTATCGGCATCCTCGATTGACAAGGATATTAAGGCGAAAATTACTCCGGAAATGACTAAAGTCCAATTGAGCGAATTAGTCGGAAGTGAAGTAGCCAAAAGAGCTTTAGCATCTCAAATAACAAAAGTAGCATTCGATAGAAACGGCTATATTTATCACGGTAGAATCAAGGCACTTGCTGACGCCGCGAGAAAAGCCGGTTTGGAATTTTAATCAGAAAGGAGCGATAAGTGGCAAACTTCAAATTATCAGATCTTGATTTAAGCGATAAATTAGTATATGTAGGTAGAACCGCTAAGGTTGTAAAAGGTGGCAGACGTTTCAATTTCTCTGCATTGGTCGTCGTAGGTGATGGCAAAGGGCACGTAGGTTTCGGACTTGGCAAAGCCAGTGAAGTTGTTGATGCTGTTACTAAAGCTACAGAAGCGGCTAAAAAAAGCGTCGTAAAGGTTAGATTGTCCAAAAACACTATTCCGCATGAAGTTATCGGTAAGTACGGTGCTGCGAAAGTATTAATCAAGCCCGCATCAGCAGGTACAGGTGTGATTGCCGCAGGTGGTATTCGTGCTATCTTAGAACTTGCAGGCGTCCAAGACGTACTAACAAAAAGTATGGGTTCTTCTAATCCTCACAATACTGTCAAAGCGGCATTGCGTGCATTAGAATCTCTCGAAGATGCAAATTCAGTTGCGGCTCGCCGTAATATTTCTGTCGAAAAAGTAATTCATGGTTGATTTTTATATAACCATAATTGAAAGGTAAAATAATGAGTAAATTGAAAGTAACCCAAGTAAAAAG encodes:
- the rplB gene encoding 50S ribosomal protein L2, whose protein sequence is MAIRVLKPITPGTRFYSVSAFNEITTDKAHKALTEPLKKSGGRNNTGKITSRHRGGGHKRRYRIIDFKRDKRGIKAEVKTIEYDPNRNARIALVEYTDGDIRYIIAPDKIKVGHIIEAGPDVEYKDGNALPLSRIPVGLFIHNIELKPGKGAQIARSAGTSSQLVSNDGKYAQVKMPSGEIRMILNTCYATLGTVSNAEFENILWGKAGRLRWKGVRPQTRGMAMNPVDHPMGGGEGASKSGGGRQHPRSPWGKYAKGGKTRSKRNASDKFIVRSRKSK
- the rpsS gene encoding 30S ribosomal protein S19; translation: MSRSLKKGIFISYKLVEKVDALNAQNKKQVIKTWSRASTITPEFVGHTVAVHNGKNFIPVYVTENMVGHKFGEFSPTRIYRGHAGHRKEQRSAKK
- the rplV gene encoding 50S ribosomal protein L22, with protein sequence MQARALKRYIPSSPLKMKIVIDQIRGKNAAEALIILRFTPKHAAKVAEQTLRSAISNLNVKAELAETTINDDEVFVKEVYVNQGPSMRRVLPAPMGRAYRIKKRSNHLTIVVAVPEVVDDLDALSDNKDTN
- the rplP gene encoding 50S ribosomal protein L16 is translated as MLSPKRVKRRKTFRGRMKGKAFRGSTVTFGSFGLKAMEPHWLTNRQIESARIAINRYLKRDGKVWIRIFPDKPYTKKPAETRMGKGKGSPEGWVAVVRPGRILFEVDGVTREAAEEAMRLASHKLPIKTKFVTRIDLA
- the rpmC gene encoding 50S ribosomal protein L29 yields the protein MKQRKAADLKELTPEELLMLLDESRETLSKQTFQHALKQLHDTSYLKVLRRDVARINTILNERNRANQDG
- the rpsQ gene encoding 30S ribosomal protein S17, with product MLTATSGNEVIAQTAPSGDAEYKTHKRILLGKVSSNKADKTIIVSVVRQIIHPLYKKYYKRTNRFMAHDPENTCKPGDIVKIKECRPLSAKKRWTLIEIVERAK
- the rplN gene encoding 50S ribosomal protein L14, which codes for MVQEETNLIVADNSGAKKIRVIRVLGGHGKRYASLGDVIVAAVKSAIPNGAVKKGQVVKAVIVRTAKEVGRRDGSYIRFDDNAAVILNDKGEPRGTRIFGPVARELRERNYMKIVSLAPEVI
- the rplX gene encoding 50S ribosomal protein L24, with amino-acid sequence MKIKKNDTVMVITGDDKGKSGRVLDVNAKKKTVLIEGINIHIKHQRPNQRNQQGGRTSMEFPVHYSNVMLLDSDKNPTRVGFARETKGNRTEVVRIAKTNGKAI
- the rplE gene encoding 50S ribosomal protein L5, with product MKRFEFKSIMQVPRLEKICLNIGVGDATQDLKLLQNAINELELIAGQRPVVRKAKKAISNFKLRQGMPIGCMVTLRGPRMYEFLDRFINIASPRIRDFRGFPDKSFDGRGNYTLGIKEQIIFPEIDVDKVNRITGFDVTFVIRSASDEESHALLSEFGFPFKKKQN
- the rpsN gene encoding 30S ribosomal protein S14, whose translation is MAKNSVIARNRKRQRLVEKYQAKRDELKAAGDWEGLQKLPRNSAPTRVVSRCTVTGRGRAVYRKYGLCRNVFRQMALEGKLPGVRKASW
- the rpsH gene encoding 30S ribosomal protein S8, translating into MPVTDQISDFLTRVRNAGQAGHKYVDAPCSKMKLAIAEILKDQGFIADFEKIEEGPQGLVRVQLRYYKRKHVIKKVVRISKPGRRVYAPVEKLPRVYNGLGIAIVSTSKGVMTGKQARKFNVGGEILCTVW
- the rplF gene encoding 50S ribosomal protein L6, with protein sequence MSRIGKMPIPVPAKVKLTIDDQLIRAKGPLGELEFKVPDVIKFSLEGDVLTFDRGSNEKHVRALHGLSRALTANIIEGVSNGFTKTLIIEGVGFRAELKGDRLLLTLGFSHTILVIPPPEITFELASPTNLKIKGIDKQLVGMIAAKIRKMRPPEPYKGKGVRYEGEFIRRKAGKTSAK
- the rplR gene encoding 50S ribosomal protein L18 is translated as MKIIKLRAQRKERRKKHVRKSIFGTPDRLRLTVYRSLSNIYAQVINDVDGVTLVSASSIDKDIKAKITPEMTKVQLSELVGSEVAKRALASQITKVAFDRNGYIYHGRIKALADAARKAGLEF
- the rpsE gene encoding 30S ribosomal protein S5 — protein: MANFKLSDLDLSDKLVYVGRTAKVVKGGRRFNFSALVVVGDGKGHVGFGLGKASEVVDAVTKATEAAKKSVVKVRLSKNTIPHEVIGKYGAAKVLIKPASAGTGVIAAGGIRAILELAGVQDVLTKSMGSSNPHNTVKAALRALESLEDANSVAARRNISVEKVIHG